A single genomic interval of Capricornis sumatraensis isolate serow.1 chromosome 11, serow.2, whole genome shotgun sequence harbors:
- the ABRA gene encoding actin-binding Rho-activating protein, giving the protein MAPGEKERGDGPAKSALRKVHTATLVITLARGWQQWANENSTRQAQEPAGWMPGGTQDPPDASGPAIDAPTRWKAQRAPKPSSPKPEGCGEDGHGSEEASAVSPIKRKEVTKTVVSKAYERGGDLGHLSHRYEQGGDPPEAGQPESDVDRLLRSRGSPTRRRKCAKLVTELTRGWKAMEQEEPKCRSDSVDTEDSGYGGEPERLEPDGEPVAVARIKRPLPSQANRFTEKLNCKAQRKYSQVGNLKGRWQQWADEHIQSQKLNPFSEEFDYELAMSTRLHKGDEGYGRPKEGTKTAERAKRAEEHIYREILDMCFIIRSMARHRRDGKIQVTFGDLFDRYVRISDKVVGILMRARKHGLVDFEGEMLWQGRDDHVVITLLK; this is encoded by the exons ATGGCCCCCGGGGAAAAGGAAAGGGGGGACGGGCCGGCCAAGAGTGCCCTCCGGAAGGTGCACACGGCCACCCTGGTTATCACCTTGGCCCGAGGCTGGCAGCAGTGGGCCAATGAAAACAGCACCAGGCAGGCCCAGGAGCCTGCAGGCTGGATGCCAGGGGGCACCCAGGACCCACCCGATGCTTCTGGACCAGCGATAGATGCCCCCACCCGCTGGAAAGCTCAGAGGGCCCCAAAGCCTTCCTCCCCGAAGCCGGAGGGCTGTGGAGAGGATGGGCACGGCTCAGAGGAAGCCAGCGCGGTTTCTCCTATCAAGAGGAAAGAGGTGACCAAAACGGTGGTCAGCAAGGCTTACGAGAGAGGAGGGGACCTGGGCCACCTCAGCCACCGGTACGAGCAGGGTGGCGACCCGCCGGAGGCCGGGCAGCCGGAGAGCGACGTGGACAGACTCCTCCGCAGCCGCGGCTCCCCAACGCGGAGGAGGAAGTGTGCCAAGCTGGTGACCGAGCTGACCAGAGGCTGGAAAGCGATGGAGCAGGAGGAGCCCAAGTGCAGGAGCGACAGCGTGGACACAGAGGACAGCGGCTACGGCGGCGAGCCGGAGAGGCTGGAGCCGGACGGAGAGCCGGTGGCCGTGGCCAGGATCAAGCGCCCGCTGCCCTCCCA GGCAAACAGATTCACAGAGAAGCTCAACTGCAAAGCCCAGCGCAAATACAGTCAAGTGGGCAATCTGAAAGGGAGATGGCAACAATGGGCTGATGAACATATCCAATCCCAGAAGCTCAATCCTTTCAGTGAAGAGTTTGATTATGAGTTGGCCATGTCTACCCGCCTGCACAAAGGAGACGAAGGCTACGGTCGCCCCAAGGAAGGAACCAAAACTGCCGAACGGGCCAAGAGAGCCGAGGAACACATCTACAGAGAAATCCTGGACATGTGTTTCATCATCCGCTCGATGGCTCGCCACAGACGGGACGGCAAGATCCAGGTCACCTTTGGGGATCTCTTTGACAGATATGTCCGTATTTCAGATAAAGTTGTGGGCATTCTCATGCGTGCCAGGAAACACGGGCTGGTCGACTTTGAAGGAGAGATGTTATGGCAGGGCCGGGATGACCATGTTGTGATTACTCTACTCAAGTGA
- the OXR1 gene encoding oxidation resistance protein 1 isoform X5, which yields MSRLWYGKKGRRHQPINQKYTLITTREDVNSKQTTPVRADLESESFRPNLSDPSDLLLPDQIEKLTKHLPPRTIGYPWTLVYGTGKHGTSLKTLYRTMTGLDTPVLMVIKDSDGQVFGALASEPFKVSDGFYGTGETFVFTFCPEFEVFKWTGDNMFFIKGDMDSLAFGGGGGEFALWLDGDLYHGRSHSCKTFGNHTLSKKEDFFIQDIEIWAFE from the exons ATTACTACGAGGGAAGACGTAAATTCAAAGCAGACTACTCCAGTGAGAGCAGACCTGGAATCTGAATCTTTTCGACCAAACCTCAGTGATCCCAGTGATCTCTTGCTGCCAGATCAAATTGAAAAG cttaCCAAGCATCTTCCACCAAGAACAATCGGCTATCCATGGACTCTTGTTTATGGCACTGGGAAGCATGGCACAAGCTTGAAGACCCTTTATCGAACAATGACAGGTTTAGACACTCCAGTGCTGATGGTGATTAAAGACAGTGATGGTCAG GTTTTTGGTGCATTAGCATCTGAGCCATTTAAAGTGAGTGATGGCTTTTATGGTACTGGAGAGACCTTTGTTTTTACATTCTGTCCAGAATTTGAG gtCTTTAAGTGGACAGGAGATAATATGTTTTTTATcaaaggagacatggattcacTAGCTTTTGGTGGTGGAGG GGGAGAATTTGCCCTATGGCTTGACGGAGATCTCTACCATGGAAGAAGCCATTCTTGTAAAACATTTGGGAATCATACACTTTCTAAGAAGGAAGATTTCTTTATCCAAGACATTGAAATCTGGGCTTTTGAATGA